From one Calypte anna isolate BGI_N300 chromosome 11, bCalAnn1_v1.p, whole genome shotgun sequence genomic stretch:
- the IRF8 gene encoding interferon regulatory factor 8 yields the protein MCDRNGGRRLRQWLMEQIDSELYPGLIWENEEKSMFRIPWKHAGKQDYNQEVDASIFKAWAVFKGKFKEGDKAEPATWKTRLRCALNKSPDFEEVTDRSQLDISEPYKVYRIVPEEEQKCKAGIANGNSLADVMEMDCSSSAMEELIKEPPCVDEYLGIIKRSPSPPQETCRNPPIPDWWVQQPSPALPLMNGYSSYEQHHSAYSQMVINFYYGGRLVGHVTTSCPEGCRISLSQPPSHGEKLYSPEALEHLRFPSADAIQNERQKQITRKLFGHLEKGVLLHSSKQGIFIKRLCQGRVFWSGNTVLYKDRPNKLDRDEVVKIFDTNLFFRELEQFYHSQGRFPESRVTLCFGEEFPDAVPLRCKLILVQVEQLCVKQVVEEAGKTCSSPMLPMADETQQDQVYRIFQDICTTHQRPHFRETPQIAV from the exons aTGTGTGACCGCAACGGGGGACGGCGGCTGCGGCAGTGGCTGATGGAGCAGATTGACAGCGAGCTCTATCCTGGCCTCATCTGGGAGAACGAGGAGAAATCCATGTTCCGGATCCCCTGGAAACACGCTGGGAAGCAGGATTATAACCAGGAGGTGGATGCTTCTATCTTCAAG GCCTGGGCTGTTTTCAAAGGGAAGTTCAAAGAAGGTGACAAAGCAGAACCAGCCACCTGGAAGACGCGGCTGCGCTGTGCCCTGAACAAGAGCCCTGACTTTGAGGAGGTGACAGACAGGTCCCAGCTGGACATCTCTGAGCCCTACAAAGTCTACAGAATCGTGCCAGAGGAGGAGCAAAAAT GCAAAGCTGGCATTGCCAATGGGAACAGCCTGGCTGATGTGATGGAGATggactgcagctcctctgccatggAGGAGCTGATCAAGGAG CCCCCCTGTGTTGATGAGTATCTGGGGATCATCAAGAGAagcccctcacccccccagGAGACCTGCAGGAACCCCCCAATCCCTGACTGGTGggtgcagcagcccagccctg CCTTGCCCCTGATGAATGGCTACTCCAGCTACGAGCAGCATCATTCAG cttATTCCCAGATGGTGATCAACTTCTACTACGGGGGGAGGCTGGTGGGCCACGTCACCACCTCGTGCCCTGAGGGCTGCAGGATCTCCCTCAGCCAGCCCCCCAGCCACGGGGAGAAGCTCTACAGCCCCGAGGCTCTGGAGCACCTCAGGTTCCCCTCGGCTGATGCCATCCAGAACGAGCGCCAGAAGCAGATCACCAGGAAGCTCTTTGGGCACCTGGAGAAGGGAGTCCTGCTCCACAGCAGCAAGCAGGGCATCTTCATCAAGaggctgtgccagggaagggtTTTCTGGAGTGGCAACACCGTGCTCTACAAGGACAGACCCAACAAACTCGACCGGGATGAGGTGGTGAAGATATTTGACACCAACTTGTTCTTCAGAG agctggagcagttcTACCACAGCCAGGGCCGCTTCCCAGAGAGCAGGGTCACCCTGTGCTTTGGAGAGGAGTTCCCTGATGCAGTGCCCCTGAGGTGTAAGCTCATCCTTGTCCAG GTGGAGCAGCTTTGTGTCAAGCAGGTGGtggaggaggctgggaagacctgcagcagccccatgcTCCCCATGGCTGATGAGACCCAGCAGGACCAGGTCTACAGGATCTTCCAGGACATCTGCACCACACACCAGCGACCCCACTTCAGAGAAACCCCACAGATTGCTGTCTGA
- the LOC103526389 gene encoding cytochrome c oxidase subunit 4 isoform 1, mitochondrial, translating to MLASRVFSLVGKRSLSTSLCLRAHGHAGVVKAEDFSLPAYVDRRDVPLPEVAFVRDLSAQQKALKEKEKASWTALSVDEKVELYRIKFNESYAEMKKGTNEWKTILGGVLFFLGVTGVILIWQKHFMYGPIPHTFSEEWISAQTQRMLDMRINPVEGISSQWDFEKKEWKK from the exons ATGTTGGCTTCCAGGGTGTTCAGCCTCGTGGGGAAGAGATCCCTGTCCACCTCCCTCTGCCTGAGAGCCCACGGACATG CTGGAGTGGTCAAAGCTGAGGATTTCAGCCTCCCTGCCTACGTGGACAGGAGGGATGTCCCCCTGCCTGAGGTGGCCTTTGTCAGGGacctctctgctcagcagaaagccctgaaggagaaggagaaagcctCCTGGACTGCTCTCTCTGTGGATGAGAAGGTGGAAT TGTACAGGATCAAGTTCAACGAGAGTTATGCAGAGATGAAGAAAGGGACAAATGAGTGGAAAACAATCCTGGGGGGAGTCCTCTTCTTCCTGGGGGTCACCGGGGTCATCCTCATCTGGCAGAAACATTTCA TGTATGGCCCCATCCCTCACACCTTCTCTGAGGAGTGGATCTCAGCTCAGACCCAGAGGATGCTGGACATGAGGATCAATCCCGTGGAGGGAATCTCTTCCCAGTGGGATTTTGAGAAGAAGGAGTGGAAGAAGTGA